The following proteins are co-located in the Leptospira weilii genome:
- a CDS encoding ATP-binding cassette domain-containing protein: protein MIQKANYKQILLEFFYLVQKHPISSFIFLLGILLSGSVQLIGFGLIYPATMMALNHSQNKEQNPILNKIESVFTFFDIQLNLTNVILGIIISVILSSIFLLFAQYYQHNFLRKLDIKLRRDFFQKVLNSSWGALSKLNHGEFVSIGAREIENYKVLIKYDFMILANLINIIFFLLFSLLVDWKVISVTVGLVALNSLVFFPFYKIIMALGQKNVKEFSLYNSNLIEIAKAFKYIKTSSNENKVLSYLDRYIVSLPKFYFKSMILSDFTARFSEVLIVITFALIIYLSVVAFQTPLENLTVIFAILIRTLPEVKLLTDNINRAVHSSVSRIAIESMLDTVSASEYGEKQAPSVSLDNNEIKNISLDNVEFGYSSESSLLKNFNYEFEKGKFYAITGQTGAGKSTLLDLISGILKPLSGKVKINQVSLGSYDIKEIHKRLGYLTQENLILNGSIYENLIWGLDVGVSEEELEDALVLSQAKEFISTRNIHEELFQSGANLSGGQKQRISIARVLLGKFDFILMDEPTSALDASTEQQFMENLAKLKGQIGLIYVTHRKETLKYADSIIEF from the coding sequence ATGATTCAAAAAGCGAATTATAAACAGATTTTATTAGAATTTTTCTATCTTGTTCAAAAGCATCCGATCAGCTCGTTTATCTTTTTATTGGGAATATTACTTTCTGGTAGTGTTCAATTAATCGGGTTTGGTCTTATCTATCCGGCTACAATGATGGCTTTAAACCATTCTCAAAATAAAGAACAAAATCCGATACTCAATAAGATTGAGTCAGTCTTTACTTTTTTTGACATTCAGTTGAATCTAACTAATGTAATCTTAGGAATTATAATTTCTGTAATCCTTTCCTCAATATTTTTACTTTTTGCTCAGTACTATCAACATAATTTCTTAAGAAAATTAGATATAAAGCTACGAAGAGATTTTTTTCAAAAAGTTTTAAATTCATCTTGGGGTGCTCTTTCGAAATTAAATCACGGAGAATTTGTCAGCATAGGGGCTCGAGAGATAGAAAATTATAAAGTTTTAATAAAGTATGATTTTATGATTTTGGCTAACTTGATTAATATTATCTTTTTTCTATTGTTTTCGCTTTTGGTGGATTGGAAAGTAATTTCTGTAACCGTTGGGCTAGTAGCTTTAAATTCCCTTGTATTTTTTCCTTTTTATAAAATTATAATGGCACTAGGACAAAAAAATGTAAAAGAGTTTTCATTATATAATTCTAATTTAATAGAAATAGCGAAAGCCTTTAAGTACATCAAAACAAGTTCCAATGAAAATAAGGTTCTTTCTTATTTAGATCGATATATTGTTTCTCTTCCTAAGTTTTATTTTAAATCAATGATTCTTTCGGATTTTACGGCTAGATTTTCAGAGGTTCTGATAGTAATCACTTTTGCACTTATTATTTATTTAAGTGTTGTAGCATTTCAAACACCTTTAGAGAATTTGACCGTAATTTTTGCAATCTTAATACGTACTTTACCAGAGGTAAAACTTCTTACCGATAATATAAATAGGGCTGTTCATTCCTCAGTTTCTAGGATTGCGATTGAGTCGATGTTGGATACTGTTTCTGCTTCTGAATACGGAGAAAAGCAAGCTCCATCTGTTTCTTTGGATAATAACGAAATTAAAAATATTTCGCTAGATAATGTCGAATTTGGATATAGTTCGGAGAGTTCACTTCTTAAAAATTTCAATTATGAATTTGAGAAAGGGAAGTTTTATGCGATTACTGGCCAGACAGGTGCAGGAAAATCGACTCTATTAGATTTAATTAGCGGAATTTTAAAGCCGCTTTCTGGCAAAGTTAAAATAAATCAAGTTTCATTAGGATCTTATGATATTAAAGAAATTCATAAAAGACTTGGATATCTCACCCAGGAGAATTTAATCTTAAACGGATCTATTTATGAAAATTTAATATGGGGACTTGATGTAGGTGTTTCCGAGGAAGAGTTGGAAGATGCGTTAGTGTTGTCTCAAGCAAAAGAATTCATTTCTACACGTAACATCCATGAAGAGTTATTTCAAAGCGGTGCAAATTTATCTGGTGGTCAAAAACAAAGGATTTCAATTGCAAGAGTTCTGCTCGGTAAATTTGATTTTATCTTAATGGACGAACCTACTTCTGCGTTGGATGCGTCTACGGAGCAGCAATTTATGGAAAATTTGGCCAAGCTTAAGGGCCAGATTGGATTAATTTATGTGACTCATAGAAAAGAAACATTAAAGTATGCGGATTCGATCATAGAATTTTGA
- a CDS encoding DegT/DnrJ/EryC1/StrS family aminotransferase yields MSKLAIHGGEPVRKSFLVYGAPDIGDEEIQAVVNCIKTGWLSTGPNVQKFEADIKNYTGAKHAVAANSCTALLHLSLIAHNIGPGDEVITTPMTFGATVNVIEHVGAKPILADLLPKSFHIDPQSIKSKITPKTKAIMPVHYAGSPCQMDEINAIAKEYNLVVIEDAAHAIGAKYKGTLIGDGQNLTSFSLYVTKNIAAGEGGVLTTNSDELAEKIRIYGLHGMSRGAWQRYSKNSQIHYDIVVPGYKYNMPDMNAAMAIEQLKKLEIFTKKRKAIAETYFERLADENGLKLPHALIEQNEGDLCTWHIFPILINPEVLKGNREEIMTALIQENIGVATHYRAIYEQQFYKEKYGLVPSNFPNCEMISKRIFSIPLSTSMSTQDIEDVVSGIKKVFGYFKK; encoded by the coding sequence ATGTCTAAACTTGCCATTCACGGCGGGGAGCCGGTTCGTAAATCCTTTTTAGTCTACGGTGCTCCTGATATCGGAGATGAAGAGATTCAGGCGGTCGTCAATTGCATAAAAACTGGCTGGCTCAGTACAGGGCCGAATGTACAAAAATTTGAGGCCGATATTAAGAACTACACCGGTGCAAAACATGCTGTAGCTGCAAATAGTTGTACTGCTTTGCTTCATCTTAGTTTAATTGCTCATAATATAGGTCCAGGTGATGAAGTAATCACTACCCCTATGACCTTTGGTGCGACAGTAAATGTGATAGAGCATGTAGGTGCTAAACCAATTTTGGCAGACTTATTACCTAAAAGTTTTCATATAGATCCTCAATCTATCAAATCCAAAATTACACCTAAGACTAAAGCTATCATGCCGGTTCATTATGCAGGTTCCCCCTGTCAAATGGATGAAATTAACGCGATTGCAAAGGAATATAACTTAGTTGTTATTGAAGATGCAGCACATGCAATTGGTGCAAAGTATAAGGGGACTTTGATCGGAGATGGCCAGAATCTTACTTCATTTAGTTTGTACGTAACGAAAAATATTGCTGCAGGGGAAGGAGGAGTCCTGACTACGAATAGTGATGAGCTTGCAGAGAAAATCCGTATTTACGGACTCCATGGAATGAGTAGAGGTGCTTGGCAGCGTTATTCAAAAAATTCGCAAATTCATTATGATATAGTAGTTCCTGGATATAAATATAATATGCCTGATATGAATGCTGCAATGGCGATTGAACAGTTAAAAAAATTAGAAATATTTACTAAAAAAAGAAAAGCGATCGCAGAGACTTATTTTGAGCGTTTGGCTGACGAAAATGGTCTTAAATTGCCTCATGCATTGATTGAACAAAATGAAGGAGACTTATGCACTTGGCATATTTTTCCAATCTTGATTAACCCGGAAGTTTTAAAGGGAAATAGAGAAGAAATCATGACCGCCTTGATCCAAGAAAATATTGGTGTAGCGACCCATTATCGAGCTATCTATGAACAACAGTTCTATAAAGAGAAGTATGGCCTCGTCCCAAGTAATTTTCCTAATTGTGAAATGATTTCCAAGAGGATCTTTTCGATTCCATTGTCTACAAGTATGTCGACACAGGATATTGAAGATGTCGTAAGTGGAATTAAAAAAGTATTCGGATATTTTAAAAAATAG